Proteins encoded together in one Rhizobacter sp. J219 window:
- a CDS encoding DUF2141 domain-containing protein, whose product MKLTHLIAIALVSAGTGGTAAALTLTIEVTDARSTQGTVSAAIYNSDTGWLKIENAVQTLKIPSAGDKTVLVFSDLAPGRYAFSGYHDENGNGKLDTNVLGMPTERYGFTGTGGLMGPPSFDAAAIDVQADTTLRVTLR is encoded by the coding sequence ATGAAACTGACCCACCTGATTGCCATCGCCCTGGTGTCTGCCGGCACCGGCGGCACCGCCGCCGCCCTCACCCTCACCATCGAAGTCACCGACGCGCGCTCGACGCAAGGCACCGTGAGCGCTGCGATCTACAACAGCGACACCGGCTGGCTCAAGATCGAAAACGCCGTGCAGACGCTGAAGATCCCCTCGGCCGGCGACAAGACGGTGCTCGTCTTCTCCGACCTCGCCCCGGGCCGCTATGCGTTCTCCGGCTACCACGATGAAAACGGCAACGGAAAGCTCGACACCAACGTGCTGGGCATGCCCACCGAGCGCTACGGCTTCACCGGCACAGGCGGCCTGATGGGCCCGCCGTCGTTCGACGCTGCCGCCATCGACGTGCAGGCCGACACCACCCTGCGCGTGACCCTGCGCTGA
- a CDS encoding ketopantoate reductase family protein translates to MTVAVMGAGAVGCYYGGMLARAGHRVTLIGRPQHVDAIQREGLRMDTQSFDERVPVQASTEAAAVAGAQLVLFCVKSGDTESAGEEIRPHLAPGAVVLSLQNGVDNAERLRRVLPQHTVAAVVVYVATEMAGPGHLKHHGRGDLVIEPFEGSDALARTLIASGVPTEVSPDVRGALWAKLTINCAYNALSAVAQLPYGGLLKVDGVREVIRDVIAECQAVAAAEGISMPGDVAAAARRIGETMQGQYSSTAQDVARGKTSEIDHLNGLVVKRGEALGVPTPANRVLHTLVKLVEHKRGVSA, encoded by the coding sequence CTGACCGTTGCCGTGATGGGCGCCGGCGCCGTCGGCTGCTACTACGGCGGCATGCTCGCGCGTGCCGGCCACCGCGTCACCCTGATCGGCCGGCCGCAGCACGTGGATGCGATTCAGCGCGAGGGCTTGCGCATGGACACGCAAAGCTTCGACGAGCGCGTGCCGGTGCAGGCAAGCACCGAGGCCGCAGCGGTGGCCGGAGCACAGCTCGTGCTCTTTTGCGTGAAGTCCGGCGACACCGAGTCCGCCGGCGAGGAGATCCGCCCCCATCTCGCGCCCGGCGCGGTGGTGCTGAGCCTGCAGAACGGTGTCGACAACGCCGAGCGGCTGCGCCGCGTGCTGCCGCAGCACACCGTGGCCGCCGTCGTGGTCTACGTGGCCACCGAGATGGCCGGCCCCGGCCACTTGAAGCACCACGGCCGAGGCGATCTGGTGATCGAGCCCTTCGAGGGCAGCGACGCGCTGGCGCGCACGCTCATCGCCTCGGGCGTGCCCACCGAGGTCTCGCCCGACGTGCGCGGCGCGCTGTGGGCCAAGCTCACGATCAACTGTGCCTACAACGCGCTGTCGGCCGTGGCGCAGCTGCCCTACGGCGGGCTGCTGAAGGTCGACGGCGTGCGCGAGGTGATCCGCGACGTGATCGCCGAGTGCCAGGCGGTGGCCGCGGCCGAAGGCATCAGCATGCCGGGCGACGTGGCCGCCGCGGCGCGGCGCATCGGCGAGACCATGCAAGGCCAGTACTCATCGACCGCACAAGACGTGGCGCGTGGCAAGACCAGCGAGATCGATCATCTCAACGGGCTGGTGGTGAAGCGTGGCGAGGCGCTGGGCGTGCCCACGCCGGCCAACCGCGTGCTGCACACGCTCGTAAAGCTCGTGGAGCACAAGCGCGGCGTCAGCGCCTGA
- a CDS encoding CYTH and CHAD domain-containing protein, with the protein MNELELKFRLDPATALRWQQLFKAQGAKRLRLRARYFDTADTRLAAASVALRLRLEGRRWVQTLKAAGDSAVHRLEHEVAVPSRGGEPPALDITRHEGSPALDRLRQALGDLPATALEPRYETDVQRSTVMLRGFDGSGVEAALDIGKVVAGEHEAPIVELELEHVAGPAQAVFQRAQEALGLGGMWLSSISKAEQGERLRQGGPGAAVKAAPLQLPRHATGATLLRSVLHSALAQILPNTSVVAEGRADSEHIHQARVGLRRLRTALRELSDFSPHIDPAWEPALAATFSALGESRDSQAVADAVQPLLEAAGAPKTRWTPTVVADPVEAVRDPEFQRALVGVLALAHAGDEAYTPLTEGEVLSHIGGHLKRLHRQVLKDGQRFMRLPIERQHRVRKRAKRLRYLSEFAWPLWPARRVERYLDELKPVQDALGHHADCAVAAAKFTQDALADPAAQFAAGYLTAHLAVTGRAAHQQLRRLAKAEPYWKQPPLRRSAP; encoded by the coding sequence ATGAACGAACTCGAACTCAAGTTCCGGCTCGACCCGGCGACGGCGCTGCGCTGGCAGCAGCTGTTCAAGGCCCAGGGTGCCAAACGCCTGCGCTTGCGCGCCCGTTACTTCGACACCGCCGACACCCGGCTCGCCGCCGCCAGCGTCGCCCTGCGGCTGCGGCTTGAGGGCCGGCGCTGGGTGCAGACGCTGAAAGCAGCCGGCGACAGTGCGGTGCACCGGCTGGAGCACGAGGTGGCGGTGCCCTCGCGCGGCGGCGAGCCGCCCGCGCTCGACATCACCCGCCACGAAGGCTCGCCCGCGCTCGATCGCCTGCGCCAGGCGCTCGGCGACCTGCCCGCCACCGCGCTGGAGCCACGCTACGAGACCGACGTGCAGCGCTCGACGGTGATGCTGCGCGGCTTCGACGGCTCCGGCGTCGAAGCCGCGCTCGACATCGGCAAGGTGGTGGCCGGCGAACACGAAGCGCCGATCGTCGAACTGGAGCTGGAGCACGTGGCCGGCCCGGCCCAGGCCGTGTTCCAGCGGGCACAGGAAGCGCTCGGCCTGGGCGGCATGTGGCTCAGCAGCATCTCGAAGGCCGAGCAGGGCGAGCGCCTGCGACAGGGCGGCCCGGGCGCTGCGGTCAAGGCCGCGCCGCTGCAGCTGCCGCGGCATGCGACGGGCGCCACCCTGCTGCGCAGCGTGTTGCACAGCGCGCTCGCGCAGATCCTGCCCAACACGAGCGTGGTGGCCGAAGGGCGCGCCGACAGCGAACACATCCACCAGGCGCGGGTGGGCCTGCGGCGGCTGCGCACCGCGCTGCGCGAGCTGTCGGACTTCAGCCCCCACATCGACCCCGCTTGGGAGCCGGCGCTGGCCGCCACCTTCAGCGCCCTCGGTGAAAGCCGCGACAGCCAGGCCGTGGCCGACGCGGTGCAGCCCCTGCTCGAAGCCGCCGGTGCGCCCAAGACACGCTGGACGCCCACCGTCGTGGCCGATCCGGTGGAGGCCGTGCGCGACCCCGAGTTCCAGCGTGCGCTCGTCGGCGTGCTCGCGCTGGCGCATGCCGGCGACGAGGCCTACACGCCGCTCACGGAAGGCGAAGTGCTGTCGCACATCGGCGGGCACTTGAAGCGCCTGCACCGCCAGGTGCTGAAAGACGGCCAGCGTTTCATGCGCCTGCCGATCGAGCGGCAGCACCGGGTGCGCAAGCGTGCCAAGCGCTTGCGCTACCTGAGCGAATTTGCCTGGCCGCTGTGGCCGGCCAGGCGCGTGGAGCGCTACCTCGACGAACTCAAGCCGGTGCAGGACGCACTCGGCCACCACGCCGATTGCGCCGTGGCCGCCGCCAAGTTCACGCAAGACGCGCTCGCCGACCCGGCGGCACAGTTCGCCGCCGGCTACCTGACGGCGCACCTCGCCGTCACCGGCCGGGCCGCGCACCAGCAGCTGAGGCGGCTGGCCAAGGCCGAGCCTTACTGGAAGCAGCCGCCGCTCAGGCGCTCAGCTCCTTGA
- a CDS encoding M48 family metalloprotease — translation MNLRRVLPFVLSAALSVAGLAGCGTNVVNPVTGQTERSVMSEADEIAQGKKAHEEVLKEYGVYPDTKLQAYVNDIGQKLAAQSHRANLKWTFTVLDSPEINAFALPGGYVYITRGIMAYLDSEAELAGVIGHEIGHVTARHGAQRATRQQRAGIGVLAATVLGAVLEGAGVGGATDLASQVSQTAAAGYIASYSREQETQADQLGAEYLARNRYNPQNMVDVIQVLKNQESFAAEAAKAEGKAEPSSSGWLASHPANDKRLADIKAYATRYSGQYGDDSRARYLQAVEGMTFGDGREQGVVRGRNFYHEPLGIALTAPNGWKVQNSSSAIALVNGEGTAGLIVRLVPPNAGSTHDEIIRNAVKPVDGRTERRSVNGLSATHFVGTVRNQQGQTGQVRLTLVAGPGNRNYLLQYAAKDAAAMQRASVQMVEAEGSFRELSAADRAAARPWVLKTVSFPRGGFPELARGFPMPELAESRLRLLNGVYGGHAEPKVGQAVKTVR, via the coding sequence ATGAACTTGCGCCGTGTGTTGCCCTTCGTGCTGTCTGCCGCCTTGTCCGTTGCAGGGCTGGCGGGTTGCGGCACCAACGTCGTCAACCCCGTCACCGGACAGACCGAGCGCTCGGTCATGAGCGAAGCCGACGAGATCGCGCAGGGCAAGAAGGCCCACGAGGAGGTGCTGAAGGAATACGGCGTCTACCCCGACACGAAGCTGCAGGCCTATGTGAACGACATCGGCCAGAAGCTTGCCGCGCAGTCGCACCGGGCCAACCTCAAGTGGACCTTCACCGTGCTCGACAGCCCGGAGATCAACGCCTTCGCCCTGCCCGGGGGTTACGTCTACATCACGCGCGGCATCATGGCCTACCTCGACAGCGAGGCCGAGCTGGCTGGCGTGATCGGCCATGAGATCGGCCACGTGACCGCCCGCCACGGCGCGCAGCGTGCCACCCGCCAGCAGCGCGCGGGCATCGGCGTGCTGGCGGCCACCGTGCTCGGGGCGGTGCTCGAAGGCGCGGGCGTGGGCGGCGCCACCGACCTCGCGAGCCAGGTGTCGCAGACGGCGGCGGCCGGCTACATCGCGTCGTACAGCCGCGAGCAGGAAACGCAGGCCGACCAGCTGGGCGCCGAGTACCTCGCCCGCAACAGGTACAACCCGCAGAACATGGTGGATGTGATCCAGGTGCTGAAGAACCAGGAGAGCTTTGCCGCCGAAGCGGCCAAGGCCGAAGGCAAGGCCGAGCCCTCGTCCTCGGGCTGGCTGGCGTCGCACCCGGCGAACGACAAGCGCCTGGCCGACATCAAGGCCTACGCCACCCGGTACTCGGGCCAGTACGGCGACGACTCCCGCGCTCGCTACCTGCAGGCGGTCGAAGGCATGACCTTCGGCGACGGCCGCGAGCAGGGCGTGGTGCGCGGGCGCAACTTCTACCACGAGCCCCTGGGCATCGCGCTGACCGCGCCCAACGGCTGGAAGGTGCAGAACTCGTCGTCGGCGATCGCACTCGTCAACGGCGAAGGCACGGCCGGCCTGATCGTGAGGCTGGTGCCGCCAAACGCCGGCAGCACGCACGACGAGATCATCCGCAACGCGGTGAAGCCGGTCGACGGCCGCACCGAGCGGCGCAGCGTCAACGGGCTGAGCGCCACGCACTTCGTCGGCACGGTGCGCAACCAGCAGGGCCAGACCGGCCAGGTGCGGCTCACGCTCGTGGCCGGCCCCGGCAACCGCAACTACCTGCTGCAGTACGCCGCCAAGGACGCCGCCGCCATGCAGCGGGCCAGTGTGCAGATGGTCGAGGCCGAAGGCTCCTTCCGCGAGCTGAGCGCCGCCGACCGCGCGGCGGCGCGGCCGTGGGTGCTTAAGACGGTGAGCTTTCCGCGCGGCGGGTTCCCCGAGCTCGCGCGCGGCTTCCCGATGCCCGAGCTGGCCGAGTCGCGGCTGCGTCTCTTGAATGGTGTCTACGGAGGCCACGCCGAGCCGAAGGTGGGGCAGGCGGTCAAGACGGTGCGCTGA
- a CDS encoding carotenoid oxygenase family protein, which translates to MHDTHSPQGPTRRDALQHLLGAGALAAGGLPLFARADEATAESFESRRAAHPWTQAFVGVQADVAPMAMTLRGTLPTALHGAFFRNGPARHALGGMRYHHWFDGDGLLQRYTLGATGITHQGRFVRTEKYLDDTAAGRPVRSGFGTAVPGAKPPTGPDSLNVANTSVVKHAGELMALWEGGSAYRLDEQTLETRGVKTWSPDFAGVPFSAHPRIEPDGTLWNFGVSAMAGRLVIYRVRPDGVLATATTLPVPHIAMVHDFAVTARHLVFLLPPLVFDGARMKGGQSFLDSHVWKPQLGLRVLVLPKDALDKPQWFELPAGFVFHIGNAWEDRDGVIRLDCMRADDAWHATVGLKEIMRGSFIAKEFAQLTLIEVDLKARRARQQVLPQIAEFPRIDPRQTGQRHQQLFAALRLSPGDRPGYDAVMRHDIGRGHTDHYRYGPDVMVEEHLFVPRPGSTREGDGWLLGSALDLARGRTLFSVFEAQRLADGPLAQAEMPRLMPMGLHAIHVAA; encoded by the coding sequence ATGCACGACACCCATTCGCCCCAGGGCCCGACGCGCCGCGACGCGCTGCAACACCTGCTCGGCGCCGGCGCCCTGGCGGCCGGAGGCCTGCCGCTCTTCGCGCGGGCCGACGAGGCCACCGCCGAGAGCTTCGAATCCCGGCGCGCCGCCCACCCCTGGACGCAGGCCTTCGTCGGCGTGCAGGCCGACGTGGCGCCGATGGCCATGACGCTGCGCGGCACGCTGCCAACCGCGCTGCACGGCGCCTTCTTCCGCAACGGCCCGGCCCGCCACGCGCTCGGCGGCATGCGCTACCACCACTGGTTCGACGGCGACGGCCTGCTGCAGCGCTACACGCTCGGCGCAACGGGCATCACCCACCAGGGCCGCTTCGTGCGCACCGAGAAATACCTCGACGACACCGCCGCCGGCCGCCCGGTGCGCTCGGGCTTCGGCACCGCCGTGCCGGGCGCCAAGCCGCCCACCGGGCCCGACTCGCTCAACGTCGCCAACACCAGCGTGGTCAAGCATGCTGGCGAGCTGATGGCGCTGTGGGAAGGCGGCTCGGCCTACCGGCTCGACGAGCAGACGCTCGAAACCCGCGGCGTGAAAACTTGGTCGCCTGACTTCGCCGGCGTGCCCTTCTCGGCCCACCCGCGCATCGAGCCCGACGGCACGCTGTGGAACTTCGGCGTGAGCGCGATGGCCGGCCGGCTGGTGATCTACCGCGTGCGGCCCGACGGCGTCCTCGCCACCGCGACCACGCTGCCGGTGCCGCACATCGCGATGGTCCACGACTTCGCCGTGACGGCGCGGCACCTCGTCTTCCTGCTGCCGCCGCTGGTGTTCGACGGGGCGCGCATGAAAGGCGGCCAGAGCTTTCTCGACAGCCACGTGTGGAAGCCGCAGCTCGGCCTGCGCGTGCTGGTGCTGCCGAAGGATGCGCTCGACAAGCCGCAGTGGTTCGAGCTGCCCGCGGGCTTTGTCTTCCACATCGGCAACGCGTGGGAAGACCGTGACGGCGTGATCCGACTCGACTGCATGCGCGCCGACGACGCCTGGCACGCCACCGTGGGCCTGAAGGAGATCATGCGCGGCAGCTTCATCGCGAAGGAGTTTGCGCAGCTCACGCTGATCGAGGTCGACCTGAAGGCCCGGCGCGCCCGCCAGCAGGTGCTGCCGCAGATCGCCGAGTTCCCGCGGATCGACCCGCGCCAGACGGGGCAGCGCCACCAGCAGCTCTTTGCCGCGCTGCGACTGTCACCGGGCGACCGGCCGGGGTATGACGCGGTGATGCGCCACGACATCGGCCGCGGCCACACCGACCACTACCGCTACGGGCCCGATGTGATGGTGGAAGAGCATCTCTTCGTGCCCCGCCCCGGCAGCACGCGCGAAGGCGACGGCTGGCTGCTCGGCAGCGCGCTCGACCTGGCGCGCGGGCGCACGCTGTTCTCGGTGTTCGAGGCGCAGCGCCTGGCCGACGGGCCGCTGGCGCAGGCCGAGATGCCGCGGCTGATGCCCATGGGGCTGCACGCGATCCACGTGGCGGCTTGA
- a CDS encoding aldehyde dehydrogenase family protein: MRDYLKFYINGRWVDPKTPKTLDVINPATEGLAGRISMGSAADVDAAAKAARAAFASYSQTTVDERVALLERIIGEYKKRYADMAAAITEEMGAPAALSQNAQAAMGIGHLQTALGVLKQFHFQEPRGTTLIVKEPIGVCGFITPWNWPVNQIACKVAPALAVGCTMILKPSEIAPFSAQIWTEILDAAGVPAGVFNLVNGDGPTVGAAISSHPEVDMVSFTGSTRAGIEVARNAAPTVKRVHQELGGKSPNIILPDADLKKAVTAGVRGVMTNSGQSCNAPTRMLVPNSKMDEAIAIAKAAAEATTVGAPDSGAMLGPVISATQWDKIQTLIQQGIQEGATVVAGGPGKPQGLEKGYYVKPTVLAKVTNQMTVGREEIFGPVLVMIGYDTVDQAVEIANDTPYGLAAYVSGSDVEQVRKVASRLRAGQVNLNSAAVDMMAPFGGYKQSGNGREWGDHAFGEFLETKAVLGYEAKPA; this comes from the coding sequence ATGCGCGATTACCTCAAGTTCTACATCAACGGCCGTTGGGTCGACCCCAAGACGCCGAAGACGCTCGACGTCATCAACCCCGCCACCGAAGGGTTGGCCGGCCGCATCTCGATGGGGTCGGCCGCCGACGTCGACGCCGCCGCCAAGGCCGCACGCGCGGCCTTTGCCAGCTACTCGCAGACCACGGTCGACGAGCGTGTGGCGCTGCTCGAACGCATCATCGGCGAGTACAAGAAGCGCTACGCCGACATGGCCGCCGCCATCACCGAAGAGATGGGCGCGCCCGCCGCGCTGTCGCAGAACGCACAGGCCGCGATGGGCATCGGCCACCTGCAGACGGCGCTGGGCGTGCTCAAGCAGTTCCACTTCCAGGAGCCGCGCGGCACGACGCTGATCGTCAAAGAGCCGATCGGCGTGTGCGGCTTCATCACGCCGTGGAACTGGCCGGTCAACCAGATCGCCTGCAAGGTGGCGCCGGCGCTCGCGGTGGGCTGCACCATGATCCTGAAGCCGTCGGAGATCGCGCCCTTCTCAGCGCAGATCTGGACCGAGATCCTCGATGCGGCCGGTGTGCCCGCGGGGGTGTTCAACCTCGTCAACGGCGACGGCCCGACGGTGGGTGCGGCGATCTCCAGCCACCCCGAGGTCGACATGGTGTCGTTCACCGGCTCCACGCGGGCCGGCATCGAAGTCGCCCGCAACGCGGCGCCCACCGTCAAGCGTGTGCACCAGGAGCTGGGTGGCAAGTCGCCCAACATCATCCTGCCCGATGCCGATCTCAAGAAGGCGGTGACGGCCGGCGTGCGTGGCGTGATGACCAACTCGGGCCAGTCGTGCAACGCCCCCACGCGCATGCTGGTGCCGAATTCGAAGATGGACGAGGCCATCGCCATCGCCAAGGCGGCCGCCGAAGCCACCACGGTGGGCGCACCCGACAGCGGCGCGATGCTCGGCCCGGTGATCTCGGCCACGCAGTGGGACAAGATTCAGACGCTGATCCAGCAAGGCATCCAGGAAGGCGCCACCGTGGTGGCCGGTGGCCCGGGCAAGCCGCAGGGGCTGGAGAAAGGCTACTACGTGAAGCCGACCGTGCTCGCCAAGGTGACCAACCAGATGACCGTCGGCCGCGAAGAGATCTTCGGGCCGGTGCTGGTGATGATCGGCTACGACACGGTCGACCAGGCGGTGGAGATTGCCAACGACACGCCCTACGGCCTGGCCGCCTACGTGTCGGGCAGCGACGTCGAGCAGGTGCGCAAGGTCGCCTCGCGCCTGCGCGCCGGGCAGGTGAACCTCAACAGCGCGGCCGTCGACATGATGGCGCCCTTCGGCGGCTACAAGCAGTCGGGCAACGGGCGCGAGTGGGGCGACCACGCCTTCGGCGAGTTCCTGGAGACCAAGGCGGTGCTGGGCTACGAGGCCAAACCCGCCTGA
- a CDS encoding SRPBCC domain-containing protein, with product MGANADAVVFEITRHYDRPLTTVWQAWSEAEALQQWWGPKGCTIEVKRFEFRPGGFFHYAMRFADAEPMWGRFNYRVIEAQKRLVWLNSFANERCGIARAPFSQDCPLEIENTVSFTEAGGRTTVFLRAQPFGEGPAERRFFEGLQPSLNEGYGGTFDQLGDYLRR from the coding sequence ATGGGCGCAAACGCTGATGCCGTCGTGTTCGAGATCACCCGCCACTACGACCGGCCGCTGACGACCGTGTGGCAGGCCTGGAGCGAGGCCGAGGCGCTGCAGCAGTGGTGGGGGCCGAAGGGCTGCACCATCGAGGTGAAGCGCTTCGAGTTCCGGCCGGGCGGCTTCTTCCACTACGCGATGCGCTTCGCCGATGCCGAGCCGATGTGGGGCCGTTTCAACTACCGCGTGATCGAGGCGCAGAAGCGTCTGGTGTGGCTGAACTCGTTTGCCAACGAGCGATGCGGCATCGCCCGTGCGCCCTTCAGTCAAGACTGCCCTCTGGAGATCGAGAACACGGTGTCCTTCACCGAGGCCGGTGGGCGGACCACCGTCTTCCTGCGGGCGCAGCCGTTCGGCGAAGGGCCGGCGGAGCGGCGGTTTTTCGAGGGTCTGCAGCCCTCGCTGAACGAGGGCTACGGCGGCACGTTCGACCAGCTGGGCGACTACCTCAGGCGCTGA
- a CDS encoding Hsp20/alpha crystallin family protein — MFASILNYPDSVFAQFDRLRRDLDDVFGGSGVPSSIRSVALGSVPPLNVGRTAKSVEVYAFAPGLDASKIDVTLDRGVLRISGERVADVPEKDPKTSVYARERAVGRFSRSVALPDDIDPAQVSATYRDGVLQVSIGRKEAAQPKRITVQ, encoded by the coding sequence ATGTTTGCATCGATCCTGAACTACCCCGACAGTGTCTTCGCCCAGTTCGACCGCCTGCGTCGTGACCTCGACGACGTGTTTGGCGGCTCGGGCGTGCCGAGCAGCATCCGCTCGGTGGCGCTCGGCAGCGTGCCGCCGCTGAACGTCGGCCGCACCGCCAAGAGCGTGGAGGTGTATGCCTTCGCGCCCGGCCTCGACGCATCGAAGATCGACGTGACGCTCGACCGCGGCGTGCTGCGCATCAGCGGCGAGCGCGTGGCCGACGTGCCCGAGAAAGACCCGAAGACGAGCGTCTACGCCCGTGAGCGCGCCGTCGGCCGTTTCAGCCGCTCGGTGGCGCTGCCCGATGACATCGACCCGGCACAGGTGAGCGCGACCTACCGCGATGGCGTGCTGCAGGTCAGCATCGGCCGCAAGGAAGCGGCGCAGCCCAAGCGCATCACCGTGCAGTGA
- a CDS encoding ABC transporter ATP-binding protein: protein MSTFPQHPEAAVSIAGLSKTYAGGFQALKRVDLDIRRGEIFALLGPNGAGKTTLISIVCGIVTGSEGRVTVAGHDIVRDYRVTRSKIGLVPQELATDAFESVWATVSFSRGLFGRAPDPARIEKVLRDLSLWDKRNEKIMALSGGMKRRVMIAKALSHEPEILFLDEPTAGVDVELRRDMWEMVRRLREGGVTIILTTHYIEEAEEMADRVGVIRKGELILVEEKATLMKKLGKKQLTIELEQPMAELPAELAALQLVLKPGGHTLQREFDAAEASTGVAPVLKRLGDLNIGFKDVHTQQSSLEDIFVSLVHDDRKEGVPA from the coding sequence ATGTCGACATTCCCTCAGCACCCCGAGGCCGCGGTTTCCATCGCTGGCCTGTCCAAGACCTATGCCGGCGGCTTCCAGGCGCTCAAGCGTGTGGACCTCGACATCCGCCGCGGCGAGATCTTCGCGCTGCTCGGGCCGAACGGCGCGGGCAAGACCACGCTGATCTCGATCGTCTGCGGCATCGTCACCGGCAGTGAAGGCCGGGTGACGGTCGCCGGCCACGACATCGTGCGCGACTACCGCGTCACCCGCAGCAAGATCGGCCTCGTGCCGCAGGAGCTGGCGACCGACGCCTTCGAGAGCGTGTGGGCCACAGTGAGCTTCAGCCGAGGGCTTTTCGGCCGTGCGCCCGACCCGGCGCGCATCGAGAAGGTGCTGCGCGACCTGTCGCTGTGGGACAAGCGGAACGAAAAGATCATGGCGCTCTCGGGCGGCATGAAGCGCCGCGTGATGATCGCGAAAGCCTTGTCGCACGAGCCCGAGATCCTCTTCCTCGACGAGCCCACTGCGGGCGTCGACGTGGAGCTGCGCCGCGACATGTGGGAGATGGTGCGTCGCCTGCGCGAAGGCGGCGTGACCATCATCCTCACCACCCACTACATCGAAGAAGCTGAGGAGATGGCCGACCGTGTGGGCGTGATCCGAAAGGGCGAGCTCATCCTCGTCGAAGAGAAGGCCACCCTCATGAAGAAGCTCGGCAAGAAGCAGCTCACCATCGAGCTGGAGCAGCCGATGGCCGAGCTGCCCGCGGAGCTGGCGGCCTTGCAGCTCGTGCTCAAGCCCGGGGGCCACACGCTGCAGCGCGAGTTCGATGCGGCCGAGGCGAGCACGGGCGTGGCGCCCGTGCTCAAGCGGCTGGGCGATCTCAACATCGGTTTCAAGGATGTGCACACCCAGCAAAGCTCGCTCGAAGACATTTTCGTGAGCCTGGTGCACGACGACCGCAAAGAGGGAGTGCCGGCATGA
- a CDS encoding acyl-CoA dehydrogenase family protein, whose product MIRDQETLTALVDSVRRFVRERLVPAEHEVSETDEIPPAIVDEMRELGLFGLTIPEAYGGLELTMEEEVLTMIEMGQTSPAFRSVFGTTVGIGSQGILMDGTEEQKAKYLPKMATGEIIASFALTEPDSGSDSASLRTTAIKDGDHYVVNGTKRFITNAPQAGIFTLMARTDPAKKGASGISAFIVDAKSPGITLGKRDKKMGQKGAHTCDVIFDNCRVPAENLIGGVEGKGFYTAMKVLDKGRIHIAAICVGVAKRILDDALRYAVERKQFGQPIAEFQLVQAMLADSKTELYAAECMVLDAARKRDQKLPHSTEASCAKLYASEMVGRVADRGVQILGGSGYIAEHAMERFYRDVRLFRLYEGTSQIQQMVIARNMIKELSA is encoded by the coding sequence ATGATCCGCGATCAAGAAACCCTCACCGCCCTCGTCGACAGCGTGCGCCGCTTCGTGCGCGAGCGCCTGGTGCCTGCCGAGCACGAGGTCTCCGAGACCGACGAGATCCCGCCGGCGATCGTCGACGAGATGCGTGAGCTGGGCCTCTTCGGACTGACCATCCCCGAGGCCTACGGGGGCCTGGAGCTGACGATGGAAGAAGAGGTGCTCACGATGATCGAGATGGGCCAGACCTCGCCGGCCTTTCGCTCGGTCTTCGGCACCACCGTGGGCATCGGCTCGCAGGGCATCCTGATGGACGGCACCGAGGAGCAGAAGGCGAAGTACCTGCCCAAGATGGCGACCGGTGAAATCATCGCCTCCTTCGCGCTGACCGAGCCCGACTCGGGCTCCGACTCGGCGTCGCTGCGCACCACCGCCATCAAGGACGGCGACCACTACGTGGTCAACGGCACCAAGCGCTTCATCACCAACGCGCCGCAGGCCGGCATCTTCACGCTGATGGCCCGCACCGACCCGGCCAAGAAAGGTGCCTCGGGCATCTCGGCCTTCATCGTCGACGCCAAGTCGCCCGGCATCACGCTCGGCAAGCGCGACAAGAAGATGGGCCAGAAAGGCGCGCACACCTGCGACGTGATCTTCGACAACTGCCGCGTGCCCGCCGAGAACCTCATCGGCGGCGTGGAGGGCAAAGGCTTCTACACCGCGATGAAGGTGCTCGACAAAGGCCGCATCCACATCGCCGCCATCTGCGTGGGCGTGGCCAAGCGCATCCTAGACGACGCGCTGCGCTACGCCGTGGAGCGCAAGCAGTTCGGCCAGCCCATCGCCGAATTCCAGCTCGTGCAGGCGATGCTCGCCGACAGCAAGACCGAGCTGTATGCCGCCGAATGCATGGTGCTCGACGCGGCCCGCAAGCGCGACCAGAAGCTGCCGCACTCGACCGAGGCCTCGTGCGCCAAGCTCTATGCATCGGAGATGGTGGGCCGCGTGGCCGACCGCGGCGTGCAGATCCTCGGCGGCTCGGGCTACATCGCCGAGCACGCGATGGAGCGCTTCTACCGCGACGTGCGCCTGTTCCGCCTGTACGAAGGCACGAGCCAGATCCAGCAGATGGTGATCGCGCGCAACATGATCAAGGAGCTGAGCGCCTGA